One window of the Amycolatopsis mediterranei genome contains the following:
- a CDS encoding methyltransferase domain-containing protein, giving the protein MLEGYAPGYGRDAVSMMSARTAAERATFAQPLFRPGMWVVDLGCGPGSITLGLAAEARVTGVDRDAGQVAMARDAARRAGRSTVDFLVASAYDLPFADGSVDVAFSHALFEHLAAPRDALAELHRVLRPGGRLALSTSDWSKARLRPKTANVDAALRGHYLLRRRAGGDPFAGRTIADHCASAGFTEIVSRARYREDMTYRGLAKYVESRLGEAVADPQFGRDRDQLASAARSAQTWVRSGDGDFSQCWVEVTATR; this is encoded by the coding sequence GTGCTGGAGGGTTACGCGCCGGGCTACGGGCGAGACGCGGTGTCGATGATGTCCGCGCGCACGGCGGCGGAGCGCGCGACGTTCGCCCAGCCCCTGTTCCGGCCGGGGATGTGGGTGGTCGACCTCGGCTGCGGCCCCGGCTCGATCACCCTGGGCCTGGCCGCGGAGGCCCGGGTGACGGGCGTCGACCGTGACGCGGGCCAGGTGGCGATGGCCCGGGACGCAGCCCGCCGCGCCGGACGCTCCACAGTGGACTTCCTGGTGGCGTCGGCGTACGACCTGCCGTTCGCGGACGGCAGCGTGGACGTGGCGTTTTCCCATGCGCTGTTCGAGCACCTGGCCGCCCCGCGGGACGCGCTGGCGGAGCTGCACCGGGTGCTTCGCCCCGGCGGACGGCTCGCGTTGTCCACATCGGACTGGAGCAAGGCCCGCCTGCGCCCCAAGACGGCGAACGTCGACGCCGCTCTGCGCGGGCACTACCTGCTGCGCCGCCGGGCGGGCGGCGACCCGTTCGCCGGCCGCACGATCGCGGACCACTGCGCGTCGGCGGGGTTCACCGAGATCGTCTCGCGCGCCCGCTACCGCGAGGACATGACGTACCGGGGGCTGGCGAAGTACGTGGAGTCCCGGCTGGGTGAAGCGGTGGCGGACCCGCAGTTCGGCCGCGACCGCGACCAGCTGGCAAGTGCGGCCCGCTCGGCCCAGACGTGGGTCCGCAGCGGCGACGGCGACTTCAGCCAGTGCTGGGTCGAGGTGACGGCCACGCGATAG
- a CDS encoding metallophosphoesterase, with amino-acid sequence MSTLSNTRTSGATAARLAAGTVALGAATLGYAVGIERRRWTLRTAELPVLAPGARPFTVLHVSDLHMLPGHHSKQRWVAALDELNPDLVVNTGDNLSHRTAVPSVLRALGPLLDRPGVFVFGSNDYYAPKPKNPARYLMPRGKKKRIHGVQLPWRDLRAAFVEHGWTDLTHVRRTIDVGGQRVFAAGVDDPHLRRDRYTDIAGPADSGAAVRIGVTHSPEPRVLDTFATDGYDLVLAGHTHGGQLRLPGYGAIVTNCDLDRSRARGASRWGAHMWLHVSAGLGTSPWAPARFACPPEASLLTLVPRGSGSSDSRKSAPRKARDTVR; translated from the coding sequence GTGAGCACGCTCAGTAACACACGCACGTCGGGGGCGACGGCCGCGCGCCTCGCCGCGGGGACGGTGGCGCTCGGCGCCGCGACCCTCGGTTACGCCGTCGGCATCGAACGGCGCCGCTGGACCCTCCGCACCGCCGAACTGCCGGTGCTGGCGCCCGGCGCCCGGCCGTTCACCGTCCTGCACGTCTCGGACCTGCACATGCTGCCCGGTCACCACAGCAAGCAGCGCTGGGTCGCCGCGCTCGACGAGCTGAACCCGGACCTGGTGGTCAACACCGGCGACAACCTGTCGCACCGGACGGCCGTTCCGTCGGTGCTGCGGGCGCTGGGGCCGCTGCTCGACCGGCCCGGGGTGTTCGTCTTCGGCAGCAACGACTACTACGCGCCCAAGCCGAAGAACCCGGCCCGCTACCTGATGCCGCGGGGCAAGAAGAAGCGCATCCACGGCGTCCAGCTGCCGTGGCGCGACCTGCGCGCGGCGTTCGTCGAGCACGGCTGGACCGACCTGACGCACGTCCGCCGCACGATCGACGTCGGCGGGCAGCGCGTGTTCGCGGCCGGCGTCGACGACCCCCACCTGCGCCGAGACCGCTACACCGACATCGCGGGCCCGGCCGACAGCGGCGCGGCCGTCCGCATCGGCGTGACGCACTCGCCGGAGCCGCGGGTGCTCGACACGTTCGCCACGGACGGTTACGACCTGGTCCTGGCGGGCCACACCCACGGCGGCCAGCTCCGGCTCCCGGGTTACGGCGCGATCGTCACCAACTGTGACCTGGATCGCAGCCGTGCGCGGGGCGCTTCGCGGTGGGGAGCGCACATGTGGCTGCACGTCTCGGCCGGGTTGGGGACGTCGCCGTGGGCCCCGGCCAGGTTCGCGTGCCCGCCGGAGGCGAGCCTGTTGACCCTGGTCCCGCGCGGTTCGGGGTCGTCGGACTCCCGTAAGTCGGCCCCCCGTAAAGCCCGCGACACCGTCCGCTAG
- a CDS encoding ArsA family ATPase, translating into MTTIDIDALLDAPESRVIVCCGSGGVGKTTTAAALALRAAERGRQTVVLTIDPARRLAQALGLRELGNHPRQVQVEGFEPKGELWAMMLDMRRTFDDMVRVHAGPERAEQLLQNPFYQTISTSFSGTQEYMAMEKLGQLAATGEWDLIIVDTPPSRSALDFLDAPTRLSSALDGRMIRLLTAPAKAGGWGLRKVVNAGFSMFAKAVSTIIGGQLLTDASAFMQAFDSMFGGFRERARKTAELLRSSGTSFLVVAAPEPDALREASYFVERLSAESMPLGGLIANRTHPVLAKLSGAEALAAAESLQEGDVNAPLAEAVLRLHADRVELAAREERLLARFTRAHPEVALAKVPALAGDVHDLEGLRDIGVKLAG; encoded by the coding sequence GTGACCACCATCGACATCGACGCGCTGCTCGACGCCCCGGAAAGCCGCGTGATCGTCTGCTGCGGCTCCGGCGGCGTCGGCAAGACGACCACGGCCGCGGCGCTGGCCCTGCGCGCGGCCGAGCGCGGCCGCCAGACCGTGGTGCTGACGATCGACCCCGCGCGCCGGCTGGCCCAGGCGCTCGGCCTGCGCGAACTCGGCAACCACCCGCGGCAGGTGCAGGTCGAGGGGTTCGAGCCGAAGGGCGAGCTCTGGGCGATGATGCTCGACATGCGCCGCACCTTCGACGACATGGTGCGCGTGCACGCCGGCCCCGAGCGCGCCGAGCAGCTGCTCCAGAACCCCTTCTACCAGACGATTTCCACGTCGTTCTCCGGCACACAGGAGTACATGGCGATGGAGAAGCTGGGCCAGCTCGCCGCCACCGGCGAGTGGGACCTGATCATCGTGGACACCCCGCCGAGCCGGTCCGCCTTGGACTTCCTGGACGCGCCGACGCGGCTTTCCTCCGCCTTGGACGGCCGGATGATCCGGCTGCTCACCGCCCCGGCGAAGGCCGGCGGCTGGGGCCTGCGCAAGGTGGTCAACGCCGGGTTCTCGATGTTCGCCAAGGCCGTGTCGACGATCATCGGCGGCCAGCTGCTGACCGACGCGTCGGCGTTCATGCAGGCCTTCGACAGCATGTTCGGCGGCTTCCGCGAGCGGGCCCGCAAGACCGCGGAGCTGCTGCGCTCGTCCGGGACGTCGTTCCTGGTGGTGGCCGCGCCGGAGCCGGACGCGCTGCGCGAGGCGTCCTACTTCGTGGAGCGGCTTTCGGCCGAGTCGATGCCGCTGGGCGGGCTGATCGCGAACCGGACCCACCCGGTGCTCGCGAAGCTGTCGGGCGCGGAGGCGCTGGCGGCGGCCGAGTCGCTGCAGGAGGGCGACGTGAACGCGCCGCTGGCCGAGGCGGTGCTGCGGCTGCACGCCGACCGCGTCGAGCTGGCGGCGCGCGAGGAACGGCTGCTGGCGCGGTTCACCCGGGCGCACCCGGAGGTGGCGCTGGCGAAGGTGCCGGCACTGGCCGGTGACGTGCACGACCTCGAGGGCCTGCGCGACATCGGCGTGAAGCTCGCGGGCTGA
- a CDS encoding serine/threonine-protein kinase: protein MEQFGPYRIEGLLGRGGMGEVHRAYDTAHDRVVALKLLSEPFVTDEAFRARFRRESQIVARLREPHVIPIHAYGEIDGRLYLDMRLVEGRDLKELLADGPLDPARAAGIVAQVAGALDAAHADGLVHRDVKPSNVLVTSADFVYLVDFGIARSMTAEGTSITGTGNVIGTLDYMAPERFGDAPITGLVDVYALACVFFECLTGRRPFPAEGAAAQMGAHLTAPPPVLSQARPGLPPALDAVVARGMAKHPADRYPTAGAFADAVRAAVTAPAPPMPTWQKTLPGPVRQSVPAPMTPPRPMPVPMAPRPGPPTGPFTGTGPPSAPFRAPVVPPPLPAKSPRNRWITLCAALAGIVVVALVITYVVTRDRATPTAGPGPATNPPATQETSAPPADSSPETSAPPSTSESKPARDTQLYNALPSAYKGNATCADAEPDAGAVAAVECADSNVGDVASGNVVLKQPTGARFLRFPDAGAMEAFFQSIVRAQGLTRNDAQGACRPLKAPKIWGTYYRSEKRNPVPGDYLTCYLGDPAMLVWTDQQNLLAGLLKSAKVTNADELDQLCYWWNEQILSTMPGG, encoded by the coding sequence ATGGAGCAGTTCGGGCCGTACCGGATCGAGGGCCTGCTGGGCCGCGGCGGCATGGGCGAGGTGCACCGCGCGTACGACACCGCCCACGACCGCGTCGTCGCGCTGAAGCTGTTGTCCGAGCCGTTCGTCACCGACGAAGCCTTCCGCGCGCGCTTCCGCCGCGAGTCGCAGATCGTCGCGCGGCTGCGGGAACCGCACGTGATCCCGATCCACGCCTACGGCGAGATCGACGGCCGCCTCTACCTCGACATGCGGCTCGTCGAAGGCCGCGACCTCAAGGAGCTCCTGGCCGACGGGCCGCTCGACCCCGCGCGGGCGGCCGGAATCGTGGCCCAGGTCGCGGGCGCGCTCGACGCCGCCCACGCGGACGGCCTGGTGCACCGCGACGTCAAGCCGTCGAACGTGCTCGTCACGAGCGCCGACTTCGTGTACCTCGTGGACTTCGGCATCGCCCGGTCGATGACCGCCGAAGGGACGTCGATCACCGGCACCGGCAACGTGATCGGCACCCTCGACTACATGGCGCCGGAACGCTTCGGCGACGCCCCGATCACCGGGCTCGTCGACGTCTACGCGCTGGCCTGCGTGTTCTTCGAGTGCCTCACCGGCCGCCGCCCGTTCCCGGCCGAGGGTGCGGCCGCGCAGATGGGCGCGCACCTGACCGCGCCGCCGCCGGTGCTCTCCCAGGCGCGGCCGGGCCTGCCGCCGGCCCTGGACGCCGTGGTGGCCCGCGGCATGGCGAAGCACCCCGCCGACCGCTACCCGACGGCGGGAGCGTTCGCCGACGCCGTCCGCGCGGCGGTGACCGCGCCGGCGCCGCCCATGCCGACGTGGCAGAAGACGTTGCCGGGCCCGGTGCGGCAGTCCGTCCCGGCGCCGATGACCCCGCCGCGGCCGATGCCGGTCCCGATGGCGCCGCGCCCGGGTCCGCCGACCGGACCGTTCACCGGAACCGGACCGCCGAGCGCCCCGTTCCGGGCGCCGGTCGTGCCGCCGCCGCTGCCCGCGAAGTCGCCGCGGAACCGGTGGATCACGCTGTGCGCCGCACTGGCGGGAATCGTCGTGGTGGCGCTGGTGATCACGTACGTCGTGACGCGGGACAGGGCGACGCCGACGGCCGGACCGGGACCGGCGACGAACCCCCCGGCCACCCAAGAGACTTCCGCACCGCCGGCGGATTCGTCCCCGGAGACGTCGGCGCCACCGTCCACTTCGGAATCGAAGCCGGCCCGCGACACCCAGCTGTACAACGCCCTGCCCTCGGCGTACAAGGGAAACGCCACCTGCGCCGATGCGGAGCCGGACGCGGGCGCGGTGGCCGCGGTGGAGTGCGCGGACTCGAACGTCGGGGACGTGGCGTCGGGGAACGTGGTGCTCAAGCAGCCGACCGGCGCACGGTTCCTCCGCTTCCCCGACGCGGGGGCGATGGAGGCGTTCTTCCAGAGCATCGTCAGGGCGCAGGGGCTGACCCGCAACGACGCGCAGGGTGCGTGCCGTCCGTTGAAGGCGCCGAAGATCTGGGGCACCTACTACCGCTCGGAGAAACGCAATCCGGTGCCGGGCGACTACCTGACGTGCTACCTGGGCGACCCGGCGATGCTCGTGTGGACGGACCAGCAGAACCTGCTGGCGGGCCTGCTGAAGTCGGCGAAGGTGACGAACGCCGACGAGCTGGACCAGCTCTGCTACTGGTGGAACGAGCAGATCCTCTCCACCATGCCCGGCGGCTGA
- a CDS encoding WhiB family transcriptional regulator: METNQSSWRINASCRDADPDGLFVRGAEQNRAKAVCMGCPVRTECLAEALDGRINFGVWGGMTERERRALLRRRPDVVSWAELLEAAKRDAEERVEVG; encoded by the coding sequence ATGGAAACCAACCAGTCGAGCTGGCGAATCAACGCGTCCTGCCGGGACGCCGATCCGGACGGCCTGTTCGTCCGGGGTGCGGAGCAGAACCGTGCGAAAGCGGTCTGCATGGGCTGCCCGGTCCGCACGGAATGCCTCGCCGAAGCGCTCGACGGCCGGATCAACTTCGGCGTTTGGGGCGGCATGACCGAACGGGAGCGGCGAGCTCTGCTGCGCCGCCGCCCCGACGTGGTGAGCTGGGCCGAACTGCTCGAAGCGGCCAAGCGCGACGCCGAGGAACGCGTCGAGGTCGGCTGA
- a CDS encoding prolyl oligopeptidase family serine peptidase: protein MSTQSANQFPPAVVPDRLFDDAEAEARWRARFHAPRISVPEWARDAPEANVYVSNASGVWEVYAWNRATDEHRRVTDRPNGTLQSTPSPDGEWIWWFDDTDGDEFGSWVREPFAATEGSKPEKAVPDVHDGYQAGLEIGAKVVAVGVSTDDGSELFARIGGETRRFYSHPDDAGIASLSRDESLIAISHSEHGDSRHPALRVLATDGFGTVAEKWDGAGKALSALEFSPLPGDQRLLVLHERRGREELLVWDVRADTETEIELDLPGEVVAGWYPDARALLVVQFHEGRSSLYRYELDTAELSSLDTPAGRIGGAGVRPDGTVEYSWSSAAEPPAVRARTSDGTDSILLEPPGERAPGSEPVTHAFVEGVGGRIHALVSRPSGAPDGPLPTVFSLHGGPHAADEDRFSAYRATWLDAGFAVVEVNYRGSTGYGSAWRDAIEGRPGLTELEDVAAVHDWAIQSGLADPAKCVVNGASWGGYLSLLALGTQPSRWAAGVAGVPVADYVAAYEDEMEQLRSFDRGIFGGSPEDVPAVYRECSPITYVDAVKAPVLVLAGDNDPRCPIRQIENYLDRLGGRDLHHEFYRYDAGHGSLVIAETIKQTSIEVHFALRALGLR, encoded by the coding sequence GTGAGCACGCAGTCAGCCAACCAATTCCCGCCCGCGGTGGTCCCGGACCGGCTGTTCGACGACGCCGAAGCCGAAGCCCGCTGGCGCGCCCGCTTCCACGCCCCGCGCATCTCCGTGCCCGAGTGGGCCCGCGACGCCCCCGAAGCCAACGTTTACGTCTCCAACGCCAGCGGTGTCTGGGAGGTCTACGCCTGGAACCGCGCGACGGACGAGCACCGCCGCGTCACCGACCGGCCCAACGGCACCCTGCAGTCCACGCCGTCCCCGGACGGCGAGTGGATCTGGTGGTTCGACGACACCGACGGCGACGAGTTCGGCTCCTGGGTCCGCGAGCCGTTCGCCGCGACCGAGGGCAGCAAGCCGGAGAAGGCCGTCCCGGACGTCCACGACGGCTACCAGGCCGGGCTCGAGATCGGCGCGAAGGTTGTCGCGGTCGGCGTCTCGACCGACGACGGCAGCGAGCTGTTCGCCCGGATCGGCGGCGAGACGCGCCGCTTCTACAGCCACCCGGACGACGCCGGCATCGCGTCCCTGTCCCGCGACGAAAGCCTGATCGCCATCTCGCACTCCGAGCACGGCGACTCGCGCCACCCCGCGCTGCGGGTGCTCGCGACCGACGGGTTCGGGACCGTCGCCGAAAAGTGGGACGGTGCGGGCAAGGCCCTCTCCGCCCTCGAATTCTCGCCACTGCCCGGCGACCAGCGGCTGCTGGTGCTGCACGAGCGCCGCGGTCGCGAGGAACTGCTCGTCTGGGACGTCCGGGCCGACACCGAAACCGAAATCGAACTGGACCTGCCCGGCGAGGTAGTCGCGGGCTGGTACCCGGATGCGCGAGCCCTGCTGGTCGTCCAATTCCACGAGGGCCGCAGTTCGTTGTACCGCTACGAACTCGACACGGCCGAATTGTCCTCATTGGACACCCCGGCCGGCCGGATCGGCGGGGCGGGCGTCCGCCCGGACGGCACGGTCGAGTACTCGTGGTCGAGCGCCGCCGAGCCGCCCGCGGTGCGGGCGCGGACCAGCGACGGGACCGACTCGATCCTGCTCGAACCGCCGGGTGAGCGGGCGCCGGGGTCGGAGCCGGTGACCCACGCGTTCGTCGAAGGCGTCGGCGGCCGGATCCACGCGCTCGTCTCGCGGCCTTCGGGCGCGCCGGACGGTCCGCTGCCCACGGTGTTCTCCCTGCACGGCGGCCCGCACGCGGCGGACGAGGACCGCTTCTCCGCCTACCGCGCGACCTGGCTCGACGCCGGGTTCGCCGTGGTCGAGGTCAACTACCGCGGCTCGACCGGCTACGGCTCGGCCTGGCGCGACGCCATCGAAGGCCGTCCCGGCCTGACCGAGCTGGAAGACGTCGCCGCGGTCCACGACTGGGCCATCCAAAGTGGACTCGCCGACCCGGCGAAGTGCGTCGTGAACGGCGCTTCGTGGGGCGGCTACCTGTCCCTGCTCGCGCTCGGCACGCAGCCGTCGCGGTGGGCGGCGGGTGTCGCCGGGGTGCCGGTGGCGGACTACGTCGCCGCGTACGAGGACGAGATGGAGCAGCTGCGCTCGTTCGACCGGGGAATCTTCGGCGGCTCGCCGGAGGACGTGCCCGCGGTGTACCGGGAGTGCTCGCCGATCACCTACGTCGACGCGGTCAAGGCGCCGGTGCTCGTGCTGGCCGGCGACAACGACCCGCGCTGCCCGATCCGCCAGATCGAGAACTACCTCGACCGGCTCGGCGGCCGTGACCTGCACCACGAGTTCTACCGCTACGACGCGGGCCACGGCTCGCTGGTGATCGCCGAGACGATCAAGCAGACCTCGATCGAGGTCCACTTCGCGCTGCGGGCCCTCGGCCTGCGCTGA
- a CDS encoding tautomerase family protein, which translates to MPMISVAMFPGRTPAQKSALVRELTDAFIRTCGGKPEGVQVTLVEVGADHWATGGVLHSER; encoded by the coding sequence ATGCCGATGATCAGCGTTGCCATGTTCCCCGGTCGCACGCCGGCCCAGAAGAGCGCCCTGGTCCGGGAGCTGACCGACGCCTTCATCCGCACCTGCGGCGGCAAGCCCGAAGGCGTGCAGGTGACGCTCGTCGAGGTCGGCGCCGACCACTGGGCGACCGGCGGCGTCCTGCACTCCGAACGCTGA
- a CDS encoding transglycosylase domain-containing protein has translation MRKADGLFKLIGLCLLAGVLVAGMLFPVVGAAGVMSNQASETVEKTSSDLADIPPPLVTTVTDSTGKPIATLYSQYRLPINENQINEAMKWALVSVEDKRFYEHHGVDWQGTLRAAVSNSTGADTQGASSLTQQLTKNYLINVVYRNDPIGQKKAQEQSISRKLKEARIAINLETKLSKQQILANYLNIVEFSRQIFGIGAAAHAYFDTTPEKLTVPQAALLAGLVNNPINNDPWNHPDKATARRNLVLDRMVDNKKLAKADADRFKAEPLGVVPDNPKKPPANCIGAGPEAGFFCQYVEDYLLKAGGMTKDQLYSGGYTIKSTLDERANHEAKVSAEAQVNKTQPYIANTLSLIKPGKDRHEVVALAANRDYGQNQDAGQTTYTLPAGVYNTGGAGSTFKIFTTAAAMDKGIAGIYSPIDIPDTYVSHVYTGGAKSCPPTGPPLRSNWYCVGNAGDYSRLASGATIQTALATSPNTAFVELEDRIGSTGPAIDMAHRLGLRDTMASNAAGRTPDPNSNKAELRDPQSKFYGPQGHIAGLGSFTLGVSPVSGLEMGNVAATILSGGVWCPPTPIAAVTDRNGQPVQIKEAPCEQAVPEGLANTLAVGMSKDDQPGGGTSFQAANAAGWTRPLIGKTGTTQANVSAAFVGGTPQIAGAAMTFKFGGGQGGICDAGPGRVSLCPGGRDGNIFGGHAPARTWFGAVSKILDGQPEAPLPQPDPQYMGGPGR, from the coding sequence GTGCGAAAAGCGGATGGTTTGTTCAAGCTCATCGGCCTCTGCCTGCTCGCGGGGGTGCTGGTCGCCGGCATGCTCTTCCCGGTCGTGGGGGCCGCCGGTGTCATGTCCAACCAGGCCAGCGAGACGGTGGAGAAGACCTCCTCCGATCTCGCGGACATCCCTCCGCCGCTGGTGACGACGGTCACCGACAGCACCGGCAAGCCGATCGCGACCCTGTACAGCCAGTACCGGCTGCCGATCAACGAGAACCAGATCAACGAGGCCATGAAGTGGGCCCTGGTCTCGGTCGAGGACAAGCGGTTCTACGAGCACCACGGCGTCGACTGGCAGGGCACGCTGCGCGCGGCCGTCAGCAACAGCACCGGCGCGGACACGCAGGGCGCCTCGTCGCTGACCCAGCAGCTCACCAAGAACTACCTGATCAACGTCGTCTACCGGAACGACCCGATCGGCCAGAAGAAGGCTCAGGAGCAGTCGATCTCCCGCAAGCTGAAGGAAGCGCGGATCGCGATCAACCTCGAGACGAAGCTGAGCAAGCAGCAGATCCTGGCCAACTACCTCAACATCGTCGAGTTCTCCCGGCAGATTTTCGGGATCGGCGCGGCGGCGCACGCGTACTTCGACACCACGCCGGAGAAGCTCACGGTGCCGCAGGCCGCGCTGCTGGCCGGCCTGGTGAACAACCCGATCAACAACGACCCGTGGAACCACCCGGACAAGGCCACCGCGCGCCGCAACCTGGTACTCGACCGGATGGTGGACAACAAGAAGCTGGCGAAGGCCGACGCGGACCGCTTCAAGGCCGAGCCGCTGGGCGTGGTGCCGGACAACCCGAAGAAGCCGCCGGCCAACTGCATCGGCGCGGGCCCGGAGGCGGGGTTCTTCTGCCAGTACGTCGAGGACTACCTCCTCAAGGCAGGCGGGATGACGAAGGACCAGCTCTACTCCGGCGGCTACACGATCAAGAGCACGCTGGACGAGCGCGCCAACCACGAGGCGAAGGTCTCGGCGGAGGCGCAGGTCAACAAGACCCAGCCGTACATCGCGAACACGTTGTCGCTGATCAAACCGGGCAAGGACCGGCACGAAGTGGTCGCCTTGGCGGCGAACCGGGACTACGGGCAGAACCAGGACGCGGGCCAGACGACGTACACGCTGCCCGCGGGGGTCTACAACACCGGTGGTGCCGGGTCGACGTTCAAGATCTTCACCACCGCCGCGGCGATGGACAAGGGGATCGCCGGGATCTACTCGCCGATCGACATCCCGGACACCTACGTGTCGCACGTGTACACCGGCGGCGCGAAGAGCTGCCCACCGACCGGACCGCCGCTGCGCTCCAACTGGTACTGCGTCGGGAACGCCGGCGACTACAGCAGGCTCGCCTCCGGTGCAACCATCCAGACGGCACTGGCGACCTCGCCGAACACCGCGTTCGTCGAACTCGAGGACCGGATCGGCAGCACCGGCCCGGCGATCGACATGGCGCACCGCCTCGGGCTGCGTGACACGATGGCCAGCAACGCGGCGGGTCGCACGCCCGACCCCAACTCGAACAAGGCCGAGCTGCGTGATCCCCAGTCCAAGTTCTACGGCCCACAGGGCCACATCGCCGGCCTGGGCTCGTTCACCCTCGGGGTGAGCCCGGTCAGCGGCCTGGAAATGGGCAACGTGGCCGCCACCATCCTGTCCGGCGGCGTCTGGTGCCCACCGACGCCGATCGCGGCGGTGACCGACCGCAACGGGCAGCCGGTGCAGATCAAGGAAGCACCGTGCGAGCAAGCGGTGCCGGAAGGCCTCGCGAACACGCTCGCGGTCGGGATGAGCAAGGACGACCAGCCGGGTGGCGGCACGTCGTTCCAGGCGGCGAACGCGGCGGGCTGGACGCGTCCGCTGATCGGCAAGACCGGAACCACGCAGGCGAACGTCTCGGCGGCGTTCGTCGGCGGTACCCCGCAGATCGCCGGTGCGGCGATGACGTTCAAGTTCGGCGGCGGCCAAGGCGGTATCTGCGACGCCGGCCCCGGCCGGGTCAGCCTGTGCCCCGGTGGCCGCGACGGCAACATCTTCGGTGGGCACGCTCCGGCCCGGACCTGGTTCGGTGCGGTGTCGAAGATCCTGGACGGCCAGCCGGAAGCGCCGCTGCCGCAGCCGGATCCGCAGTACATGGGCGGCCCCGGCCGCTAG